One window of the Magnetococcales bacterium genome contains the following:
- a CDS encoding substrate-binding domain-containing protein encodes MLVKSKGSGSDRPSSLSAVRPFFRFGLALLVLMGGGASQGGSEELRGPAFYPPEENTLLVSAEWVAQTIQHPKEAGDLDLLVTLDQHFYAPGEILIRRFAKQEGLSVNVQKGTCGTTAGMLAGKQADIGSFCCPPASSDRLPGLEFHTVGIVANALIVHPDNPIVNVTRSEAEAIFTGEIKKWNQLSDPGVRSLTHNIHPTTRLHCKIRPGHWRTLLDNEDYFSPLIHNTSTMLDMMDVVAADPLAIGWVARWVMEEPGNLGKVRALSLDGVQPDDIAALSQGRYPYYKVLNLTSWKGAPDNPKADRLIDYLLENTHRIDVKNHIADHKRLREGGWRFSGDEVIGEPVP; translated from the coding sequence ATGCTTGTGAAGTCAAAGGGTTCCGGTAGTGATAGGCCTTCTAGCCTGTCGGCTGTCCGGCCATTTTTCCGCTTTGGTCTGGCTCTGCTGGTTTTGATGGGGGGAGGGGCCTCCCAAGGGGGCAGTGAAGAGCTACGGGGGCCGGCTTTCTATCCCCCTGAGGAAAACACGCTCCTGGTCTCTGCCGAGTGGGTCGCCCAAACCATCCAGCACCCCAAGGAGGCCGGTGACTTGGACCTTCTGGTCACCCTGGATCAACACTTTTACGCTCCTGGTGAAATCTTGATCCGCCGCTTTGCCAAACAAGAGGGGCTCAGTGTTAATGTGCAAAAAGGCACTTGTGGCACCACGGCCGGAATGCTCGCTGGAAAACAGGCGGATATCGGTTCCTTTTGCTGTCCACCCGCTTCATCAGACCGCCTCCCTGGACTGGAATTCCATACCGTCGGCATCGTTGCCAACGCCCTCATCGTCCATCCTGACAACCCCATCGTTAACGTCACGCGTAGCGAGGCGGAAGCGATCTTTACCGGGGAAATCAAAAAATGGAACCAGCTCTCCGATCCAGGCGTCCGTTCCCTGACTCACAACATTCATCCGACGACCCGTTTGCACTGTAAAATACGCCCTGGCCATTGGCGCACCCTCCTGGATAACGAAGACTATTTTTCGCCCCTGATCCACAACACCAGCACCATGCTCGACATGATGGATGTGGTGGCGGCAGATCCGTTGGCCATTGGTTGGGTGGCCAGGTGGGTCATGGAGGAGCCTGGTAATCTGGGAAAAGTGCGCGCCTTGAGCTTGGACGGGGTGCAACCGGACGATATCGCAGCCCTCTCCCAGGGGCGTTATCCCTATTATAAAGTGTTAAATCTCACCTCCTGGAAGGGGGCGCCTGACAATCCCAAGGCAGACCGGCTGATTGATTATCTCCTGGAAAATACCCACCGAATCGATGTCAAAAACCATATCGCTGATCACAAGCGATTGCGGGAGGGGGGGTGGCGTTTTTCTGGGGATGAGGTGATCGGAGAACCCGTTCCATGA